A genomic stretch from Oncorhynchus gorbuscha isolate QuinsamMale2020 ecotype Even-year linkage group LG20, OgorEven_v1.0, whole genome shotgun sequence includes:
- the LOC124006998 gene encoding TNF receptor-associated factor 2-like produces MATQEPSPPSSMESNKPGFPKKILANKLEDKHLCNCCHNLLRRPFQAQCGHRFCSYCFNMTVRDGPQKCNACIKEDIFEEPTSILKQGCAFPDNAARREVENLSAVCINEGCTWKGNIKEYELSHEEKCEFMIIPCPSCKERIRFNEQERHNERECPERTLNCKYCKEPFHFKNIKAHDEICPKYPMICEGCAKKKIPREKYVDHIKFCSKFRTPCRFHVVGCDMSVEKERIHDHERACAYEHLNLLLHYIMGMKVSMEGLQPQGLELAGHKLLDLHRSLRELEVRVSQISTTSIGPPVQGVSSSSSSLGLPGPPTPALPLPPPPAPVPTLTVSTSFTPLPSSVGAALELQLHSEKTKVAELGRRCTDLEVKVGTFENVVCVLNREVERFTTTMEAGNRQHRLDQDKIEALSNKVRQLERTVGLKDLTVAEMEGRLREMSATTFDGVFVWRISDFTKKRQDAIAGRAPAMFSPAFYTSKYGYKMCLRIYLNGDGTGRGSHLSLFFVVMRGLSDALLKWPFNQKVTLMLLDQSSREHIIDAFRPDITSSSFQRPVSEMNIASGCPLFCPLSKLDAKNSYIRDDIIFIKAIVDLTGL; encoded by the exons ATGGCCACGCAAGAACCATCCCCTCCATCGTCCATGGAGAGCAACAAACCCGGCTTCCCCAAGAAGATCCTGGCCAATAAGCTGGAGGATAAGCACCTGTGTAACTGCTGTCACAACCTGCTGCGGAGGCCCTTCCAAGCCCAGTGTGGACACCGCTTCTGTTCCTACTGCTTCAATATGACTGTCAG AGATGGACCTCAGAAATGCAATGCTTGTATCAAAGAGGACATTTTTGAAGAGCCCACGTCAATTCTAAAACAAGGCTGC GCTTTTCCTGACAACGCAGCTCGAAGAGAGGTCGAAAACCTCTCTGCTGTCTGCATCAACGAAGGTTGCACTTGGAAAGGCAATATTAAAGAATACGAG TTGAGCCACGAAGAGAAGTGTGAGTTCATGATCATCCCCTGCCCTTCCTGTAAAGAGCGGATCCGCTTCAACGAACAGGAACGCCACAACGAGCGAGAGTGCCCTGAGAGAACCCTCAACTGCAAGTACTGCAAGGAACCATTTCATTTCAAAAACATCAAG GCCCACGACGAGATCTGCCCCAAGTACCCCATGATCTGTGAAGGCTGTGCCAAGAAGAAAATCCCCAGGGAGAAG TATGTGGACCACATTAAGTTCTGCAGCAAATTCAGAACGCCATGCAGATTCCATGTTGTTGGGTGTGATATGTCA gtggagaaggagaggatcCACGACCACGAGAGGGCCTGCGCTTACGAACACCTCAACCTGCTGCTACACTACATTATGGGCATGAAG GTGAGCATGGAGGGCCTGCAGCCGCAGGGACTGGAGCTAGCCGGACACAAGCTCCTGGACCTCCACCGTTCCCTCAGGGAGCTGGAGGTCCGTGTCTCCCAGATCAGCACCACCTCGATCGGGCCTCCCGTGCAGggggtctcctcctcctcttcctccttagGTCTCCCGGGGCCTCCTACCCCGgctcttcctctgcctccacctccCGCCCCGGTCCCAACCCTGACCGTGTCCACCTCCTTCACCCCCCTGCCTAGCTCGGTGGGGGCGGCCCTGGAGCTGCAGCTCCACAGTGAGAAGACCAAGGTGGCGGAGCTGGGACGCAGGTGCACTGACCTGGAGGTGAAGGTGGGGACGTTTgagaatgtggtgtgtgtgttgaaccGAGAGGTAGAGCGCTTCACCACCACCATGGAGGCAGGTAACAGACAGCATCGACTGGACCAGGATAAGATTGAGGCCCTGAGCAACAAG GTGCGGCAGCTGGAGAGGACGGTGGGACTGAAGGACCTGACGGTAGCGGAGATGGAGGGCAGGCTGAGAGAGATGTCGGCCACCACATTCGACGGCGTCTTCGTCTGGAGGATCTCTGACTTCACCAAGAAGAGACAGGACGCCATCGCTGGCCGAGCCCCCGCCATGTTCTCACCAG CATTCTACACCAGTAAATACGGCTATAAGATGTGTCTGCGGATCTACCTGAATGGGGACGGGACGGGGCGTGGCAGTCACCTTTCTCTTTTCTTTGTGGTGATGAGAGGACTGAGTGATGCTCTGCTAAAATGGCCCTTTAACCAGAAG gTGACTCTGATGCTGCTGGACCAGAGTAGCAGGGAGCACATCATCGACGCCTTCCGGCCTGACATCACTTCCTCCTCCTTCCAGAGGCCTGTGAGCGAGATGAACATCGCCAGCGGCTGCCCGCTGTTCTGCCCGCTCTCAAAGCTTGACGCCAAGAACTCCTACATCCGCGACGACATAATCTTCATCAAGGCCATTGTGGATCTCACAGGCCTTTAG